Genomic window (Aquimarina sp. BL5):
CTTCTTCAATTCCGCTATCCTCTACACCAATTTTTTTCACATCAATCGAAACATTTCCTAACAGATCATAAGGCGTTACTATTACTTCGTCCAAAAGATTTACAGATTCATTTAAGAAAATGTTCAATCTTTTATTATCTAAAACTCCTTTATCAATCAACACCACAAATTTCTGGTACTGCATAGCTATAATTTCTATTTTATCATTGGCACCAACACTAATTCTAAAATCACCTTTATTATCTGTAATAGTACCTTTTTTAGTAGTAAGATTATATACAACTACTCCTTCTACATCATCGCCTATTGGAGCACTAATACGCCCATCAATCATAACTCTAGAGGTAATCTGCGCAAATGAAAAACTAATTGCACAACATATAAAAAGTAGGGATAATTTCATTTTCATAGTAAGCCGAATTAAATTTGTTTTCATTGAAGATACTATATTTTTTCAATATGCTGAGAAGATTTCTTTATAAGAAAACGTTAAACTACCTTTACTAAAAAAACAACTTCATGCAAAACTGTATAATAGCCAGCACCTCTACTATTCACGGAAGCGGTCCATTAGAATATTTATTTGAGCCATTAATTGAGCTTTTTGTTGATTCTGATGAAATACTATTTATTCCTTATGCTCGACCTGGAGGAATTTCTCTTGATGAATATACTATTGGTGTGAATAATATTTTTAAGAAAATTAATAAAAAAGTACTTGGAATACATATGTTTTCAGATACTATAGAAGCTTTTAAAAACACCCAGGGTATTTTTACTGGCGGAGGGAATACATTTCTTCTGGTGGATCAATTATACCGAAATAAAGTAATAGCACCCCTTAAAAAAGCAATAGATTCTGGCATCCCTTATTTAGGAACTAGTGCAGGAAGCAATATATGCGGGCTTACTATGCAGACAACCAATGATATGCCAATAGTACATCCTCCAAGTCTTAAAACTTTAGGCATTGTACCTTTTAATGTAAATGCGCATTACCTGGATCCTGATCCCAATTCTACGCATAAAGGTGAAACCCGAGAAACACGTATTAAAGAGTTTCATACAATAAATCCGCAACCTGTAGTTGGACTTAGAGAAGGAAGTTGGTTAAGAATTCATCAAAATGATATAACCCTAAAAGGTGATTTATCCGCAAGAATTTTTGAACAAAATAAAAGCCCTTATGAAATACCTACAGGTAGTTCTTTATCAGGATTAAACTAATTGATGTATGCAATACCAGAAAATTCTTGATACAATTAAATCTGAAACATTAGCCAGACCTATTACAGGAAAAGTAGCTACTTATATTCCAGAATTAGCTAAGATTGACCCTGATAAATTCGGAATGCATTTATACTGTATTAACTCAGGTCATTATGGTTTTGGCAATGAGAGTGAGCGTTTTTCTATCCAAAGTATTTCTAAGGTATTCTCATTAACACTGGCAATGTCTTTATTGGATGATGAATTATTTGAGCGAGTAGATGTAGAACCATCGGGAGACCCTTTCAATTCATTGATTCAGTTAGAGTATGAAAATGGAATCCCAAGAAATCCTTTTATAAATGCAGGCGCATTGGTTATTGCTGATATTTTAGTTTCAATACTTGAAAACCCTCAGCAAGAGTTCTTGGATTTTATACATAAAATTACAGGAAACACTACTATTAACATCAATCAAAAAGTTTTTGATTCTGAAAAGAAATATAGTCATCGCAATGCTGCTTTGTTGAACCTCATGAAATCTTTTGGTAATATAAAAAATGACATAGAAACTGTTTTAGATCTTTACATTTATCAATGTTCTATTGAGATGTCGTGCAAAGAATTAGCAACTGCCTTTATGATTTATGCTAACGCCGGAAATACTTTGTCGGATGACATCGAGGTCATCACTTCTAGAAAAACAAAACGTATCAATGCTATTATGCAGACCTGCGGATTTTATGATGAAGCAGGAGAATTTAGTTTTAGAGTGGGTTTACCAGGTAAAAGTGGTGTAGGTGGAGGAATTGCAGCTATTCATCCAGGTCAATATGCAGTAACTGTATGGAGTCCTCCTCTTAATCCAAAAGGAAATTCTGAACTGGGAATGTATGCGCTAGAAAGATTGACGACTTTGACTGGGTTTTCTATATTTTGAAACTCTATCGGATTAAGTCTATATTTTAAACATATACTAAAGAAAGTATTAATGAGCGTGCACAAGTTTAGAATCAACGAAATACAACTTAAATAAATACAAAATCCCAGATAAAAAATGTAGCATAAAAACTGTCCATAAAATAATTTTTATCTTCACATCTTCATTCTTACTAAGTAATTTAGGCAATAAAAAAGTAGCTGTAGACAATAAAAGGATATAGGCACAAATAATATTTTGCCAAGTAAAATTACCATGAAGTCTTCTCGGGCCATCTTCTACGATAAAAGCGCTTATTAAAATTCCAAAGATCGTAAGACATAATGCATATAAAAAAGCCTTATTCTTTAGAATATCCCTATGGTAATAAATTGCTGCTATAGGAAATGCAAATGAAAAAAACAATGCTATTGGAATATACCAAGCAGGTATAAAATTCCTAACAAATTCAAAAGGAGCTCCTATTGTCAATGAGCTTTTTCCTGAAACAAATGTACCGGTCTGATAATAATAAATACTAATATATTGAAGAAACAAAACAACTAAACCAATAAATAATGGGAAAAACTTTATCGAATGACTAATCCTTTTCTCCAATGTAAAGTCTTTGACAAGAAACAAAGCCGTAACAGGAGCATAAACAAATATAAATGAAGGCTTTACAAAAATATTTAAAACAACAAGCAATGTTATAAACCAAATATCCTTGGACCATAAAGAATTATAGTTTTTGTCAAATATTTTTAACTGTTTCCAAAAAAGAAGTATTGCTAGCGGAAATACTGCTATAACAGTAGAGTTGTGCCAAACTACGGATGGAATTCTGCCTAAATACATCTTTTCTAAGACAAAAAAATTATAAACATCTGGAATCGCAAAACAAAAAATCAAAGCAAATGAAATAACTTTAATCAAAAGCACTTTATATTCAAATTTAGAGTCCAAAACCACTTCGGAAAGCATATACTTGGAAATAACATATTTACCTAAAGTCGATATTGCTAATAATAATACTGCAACTAATGTCATTATAGTAACATTACTTGAAAAAAAAGAGAGAAAATTAAGAATAAAAAAGAACAAAAAATGAGGAGAATATGAGGACTGACCATTATTAACCCAAATTATAGATTCTATATGTAAATTCATATCCGTTGAGAGATACTTTAAGATACACCAAAAAAGTACAGTACATAACACAAAAAGTAAAATGTTATCCAGGTCTTTATACTTTAAAATTTTATTCATTCTAGTTTTAATTCAAATTAAGTAAATTAATATCTCGTAATAGCCAATAACAATTATAAAGACCCTGTAAAACAATTATTTTTTCTTTGAAAGTATGTAATATCTATTGTCAATTATTTTATTATTGATCCCAGCTCTATTTGGTCTAATAATATGATAATCATAATCTCCTATCTCCACCTGATAATAGGGAACAATATACCTTATAGGAGCCCCATTTGATGTTTTTAAAGGCAAACCAAATAAATCTAAAGAATAATCTCTAGGGGTATAATTAAGTAAAATAGTTGAACTTTCCTTGAGCTCTTTAGCTATTTGATCAAAAGCAGCTTTTCTATGTAAGTTCTGTGAACTATTTAAATTAATTCTATTTCGCTCTAATATCCATTCCTTAGTTGTATCTAGGTTAAGCACAAATAAAACAAAAACACTAGCAATTATTGGGTATCTTAAATAATTTTTCACCCCTGTAACAATAAAAATAATGCTAAAATAAAATAAAGGTGACATTGTACGAATTTCTCTCCCTCCAAATGCATCGTATAAAAAAAACAGTAATAAAAAATTAACAGCTCCTATTAAACTTATCGCTTTAGATAATCTATTTTTATTTTTAATAGCATCAAATACAAAATAAAAAACAACTCCTATATTTATATATTTTATTGTATCGTATACGGAATTGAAATTTTTTATTGAGAAATAAAATTTAATATTTTCAAAAAAGTGAGTAACTAAAGAAACTAAAAACCCCCAAACATCGCCATTCTCTAATAAAACTAACAACGAAGAAAAATAGTTAGGTATTGATTCTGTAAACATTTTTGTAAACAAAAATGATAACAATACTCCTAAAAAAAATATAATTCCATATTTTTTATATTCTCTTTTAGAATCTGCTAATGGAATCAAACCTATCAACCAAAAAAACCAAAGACTTCTAAAAAAACTTCCTATAAAAATCACTCCTATAAATAACCATACATATAAACTGTTCTCTTCTTTTTCGTATAACTTATAAAGCAAAATACTTAGTACAATAGCTATAAAAACATGAATAGATTCTTGCATATATGTAAAACCATATAATTGAAAAAAAGGATAGAGTAAAATCAGACAAGAAATCCAAATTTTTTGACTGATTGTTAATGGTTTCAAAAAACTAATTAATAATATAGCAACAACAATAAGAGCGAAATTTAAATAAATAAAACTCAAATTGGTCCAATCAAAAAAATAAGCCACAATACCGTGTAATAATGAATATGCAAAACCATGGGCATCCGAACTAAAAATAACACTGCCTTTTCCACTATAAGTCAAAGCTGCTTGTAATGTATTATTTTGAATATAAGAATCTGCATTTATAAAATAAAAATACTCATCACTCCATACCGGAAGATAATTATCTGATATTAAAAGTATTAAATGCGAATAATTGAAAAAAATCAAGTACAATACTATTAGACCTAGTGCTATATCAATAAATAATAAGTTTTTTACTATATTAATTTTCATTCACAAAATTTATTAAAAAATCTATTTATTCTTCTTATTTTGTTTTGCCCATTTCAGATTATTTTTAGCCATTTGAAAGCTTGGAGCCAATTCTATAGCTTTTTCACAGGCTTCTATTGCTTTATCGTGCTCTCCCATACGATTATATGATGTACATAAATTATTATAGGCAACTGCATTGTTAGGATCTTTTTCTAATAACTCTAGAGTTGCAATAATACTTTTCCTCTGGTCACCTAATTTATAGTAATTATCACTAATAAAATTATATTCTTCTATCGTAAAATTTTTGATGTTTCTTCTGTGAATTCCTTCATTAGAAATTATAAAATTGTTTTTAGCCAATTCCATATTTGGTTTAACCAACAGGGCTCTTTCACAGGCTAATCTGGCCTCCTCAAAAAGGAGCAACTTATTATAAGCCGAACACAAATTATTAAATGCTATATAATTATAAGGATCCAATCTAGTTGCTTCCTTCAGAGAGCTTATACTTTTAAAATAATCACCTTTATTATACTGTAATAAAGCTAGTTGACCATACCCATTAGATGAAGTTTTCTTTTTTAACTCTGACGTTAATTCTTCAATATGTCTATCTATATTTTTATGGTTTCTAATTATAAAACAAATAGGTACTCCTTCAATTTTTATCTCGTGTACTGTGTGATCTTCAGACCAGTTTACATTTAAATGATCTTTGTTATATTTTCCTTCGGCTAATAAAATAATAGAATAATCCCAATCCATAGAATGTCTTCTATCTTCTACATAAATCAAACCAGTTTCTTTTTTATTCTGGTAATTTAATTTAGTTTGACTTCCATAGTACATACGTACCTTTGGAGGATTATTTTTATCTCCTATATTTTCTTCTAACCAATCTACAGCAGATTTTACTGCTACGCCATAATAATCTATTTCGTAATTACCAAAGGCCCCAGACACTCCCCCTACAATTGGGCTAAAATATAGCGCTTGCAAAGGGTGATATTGTATCATAAATTTTAATGGTTGTAACATGAGAAATACCATACAACCAAAAACAATTTTGACTATATTTTTGGCAGGAATCATACTGAATAATTTGTACCAACTAACTGCACTTAAAATAACCATCGGTAATACCAAAAACATAAACTGTCTAGAACCATCATGGCTATTTGGATTCGCAATAATTATCAAGATCATTGGAAATACTGATGCGAATAAAATCAGGGAAATCTTAAGTATATTCTGCTTAGTTTCTCTAAAATAAAGTAAAGGTATTAGAAAGAACCCTAGAAATGCGTGTAACGGCATCATGATAATAAACAAGTTTTTTATAGCATAATACCAAGGCATTTCAAAACTACTCTTCCACTCTCCTTCAAACAATTGCAAGTTTTCAAAACCTCTAAACTCACCCATTTTAAGCAAGATTTCAACAGGAACTTTAAACGGATTGGTCTGAGCGTACGGCCAAAAAATACTAGTTGCCAAGTAAGATAGTATCGAAACACCTAATGTTTTACCAAATAAAAGTAATGAGTCTTTCCATTGAATCTCTTTAAATCTGGATTCATAATGCCTTAAGATCCACCATAAAAAAACCGCCAAAATAAGATACCCAATAGCAATAAGTCCAATGACCCTAATATTTATTAGCAATGAAATATTTAAAATCAAGAAAACAGCTCTTTTAATGGTAATCGCTGGCAGTTCTTTCAATAGCTTTATGATATGGAATAAAGAAAACATATAGAATGCTGCAGCCGGAATATCTTTTGGATTATTCATTGAATACCCAAAAAAGACAGGACACAACACTGCAAATACCAAAGCTAATAACCCAGATTTCCAACCTCCTAACTCCTTCCCTATCAGTCCGCAAAACAAAAACAAAAGAAAACCAAAAACTGAATTTATCAAATTCTTAAAGGCATAGGCATTATAAGAATCAAAAAATTGATGTAAAAAATTAGTAACCAAATCAAAGAAACCACCAAAACCATTCATACCACGATTTTCGTGATCTTTACTTAAGGCTACATCAATATATTTTCCATTTTCATCAACAGGACTTAGTTTTGCTATTTCATCAATACCTTTAAAATAATTTAATATCCTCTCTCCATGATCTTGATGAATTTTGGTATCTTCTAATGGACCATAATCTTTACTCAAAAACATCATAGTCCAACCAATAACGAAAGCGGTTAATATAAAGCCATTTCGATAGGTAATCATTTTTTTTAGATCAAACTCCGTGAAATCCTTATTTTTCATCAAAAAAACTTATAACCAGATTTATTATTTTATTTTGATCTTCCATATGTAATTCATAGTATAAAGGTAATCGTAACAATCTTTCGGAAAACATCTCGCAATTATCTAACTCAAGGTTATCATTTTCTAATTCATAAAAAGGACTTTTATGCAAGGATACATAGTGAAAAACGGCATATACCCCATTTTCTTTCAAATGAGTAATTAACCGACTTCGTTCCTCTACATGTTTACATAATATATAAAACAAGTGTCCATTACAGCTGGCATATGCTGGTATGCTTGGTAATTCAAATAAACCTTCATTTTCAAGTTTTTTAAGACCTTCGTAATATTGATTCCATAGTGTCTTTCTTCTGGATTGGATCTTCTTTAAATTCTCCAATTGCGCAAACAAAAAAGCAGCCGTTACATCTGAAGGCAAAAAAGAAGATCCAACATCAACCCAAGAATATTTATCCACTTCTCCTCTAAAAAATGCGGATCGATTCGTTCCTTTCTCCCAAATAATTTCAGCTCTTTTATCAAAACGTTCGTCGTTAATAACTAACATTCCTCCCTCTCCTGAAATAATATTTTTAGTCTCATGAAATGAAAATGTTCCTAAATGCCCTATTGTACCAAGTGGCCTTCCTTTATAATATGAATCAATTGCCTGCGCTGCATCTTCTATAACAAATAATTTATGGTTATTCGCAATATCCATAATTGTATCCATATCACAGGCTACACCCGCATAGTGCACAACCACAATTGCCTTTGTTTTTGATGTAATTAATCCTTCAATTAAATTTGCATCGATATTTGGATTATCAGAATAGCTATCCGCAAACACTATTTTAGCACCACGTAAAACAAAAGCATTGGCAGTAGAAACAAAAGTATACGATGGCATAATAACCTCATCACCTGGTTTAATATCAATGAGTATTCCTGCCATTTCCAAAGCATCTGTACAAGAAGACGTCAATAAACAATTTCTAAAACCTATAACCTCTTTAAAAAAATTATGGCATTTTTGGGTATAATATCCGTTACCAGAAATTTTCCCTCGTAAAACTGCATCTTTTATATAATACAACTCATCGCCAGTCATATAGGGTTTGTTAAATGGAATCATTTAGTTAAAATATGTAGATTGCTTTTTGATTAGTTACTTTAATGTGTACTTATATTTTCCAGAAAACTTACCATATAAAAACAGAGATACACATTTTATCAATTAGCAATTTACTAAACTCTTCAATTTATTTAGTAATTTTAGAAAATAATCATCCATAAATAAAACGAAATATTTGAAAATATCAATAATAAGCCCTGTCTACAGAGCTCAGAATCTTGTAGTTGAACTTGTAGAACGATTGGAAAATTCTTTATCCCAAATCTTCAATCAATATGAAATCATATTGGTTGAAGATGGGAGTCCTGATAATTCTTGGGAAGAAATTGAAAATATTTGTGTCCAAAATAAAAATGTAAAAGGAATTAAATTAAGTAGAAATTTTGGGCAGCATTATGCAATAACCGCTGGATTAGCTAGTGCTACTGGAGAATGGATTGTTGTAATGGATTGTGATTTACAAGATCAACCCGAAGAAATACCAAAACTATTTAATAAAACCAAAGAAGGATATGATATTGTGTATGCCCAAAGAGAACTAAGGCAAGATGGAGTTTTTAAAAAAATATCATCAAAATTATTTTATAAAACCTTTGGTTATTTAACAGATAGTAAACAAGACCCTTCTATTGCTAACTTTGGAATTTATCATCAAAAAGTAATACAATCCATATTGTCTATGAACGATCATGTACGCTTTTTTCCCACCATGGTTCAATGGGTAGGGTTTAAAAGTGCTAAAATAAATGTAGAACATAGTTCAAGAGCAGAAGGTAAATCTTCTTACTCTTGGAGAAAATTAATTAATTTAGCGATTAATAATATCATTGCTTTTTCTGACAAACCTCTACGACTAACAATCCGGTTAGGGTTAATAATAGCTACACTTTCATTTCTTTCTGGTCTGATATACATTTACAGATATATTAATGGAGAAATTAAAGTACTTGGTTTTGCTAGTATTGTTATTTCTATTTGGTTCTTATCAGGTTTAATAATTTTTATCCTTGGAATCATTGGTATTTATCTAGGAAAAACTTTTGATAAAGTAAAAGAAAGACCAACTTATATTATTTCAAAAAGAATAAATAACTAAAAGTAATTTAATAAGAAATTTACCGGAGCATAGTCTTATTTAGGATGAAACACTTGAATAATAAATTAAACAAAGAGATAGAATTTTTAGAATGGGATTCTAATTTCTTTAACATTCGTGTTGGAAGAGTTTATTCGGATCTAAAAAAAATAGATCTGACTAAAGTTTCTGATTTCGATCTAATATATATTCATTCTAAGATTTTATTAGAAAACACTAGTCTCCATTTATATGATAAAAAAGTTACTTTTGAAAAGAACATAACTTCAATAAAAAAAAACCTCGAAACCTCTTCAATTACGAAATATGATAAAGAACTAACTAAAGAGTTAACTGATTTAGCGATTGCAAGTGGAACATATTCAAGATTCAAATTAGATCCAAACCTTTCTCATCGTTTCGAAGATTTTTTCACTTTATGGATTAAAAACAGCTTAAATGGAAAATTAGCAGATTTCGTTTACGTTTACAAAAAGGAAAATAAAGTTATAGGCTTCATATCATTAAAGAAAAATGATTCTTATTATCAAATAGGCTTAATTGCTACTTCATCACTACATCGAGGTTTAGGAATAGGATCAATTTTGTTACAAAAAGCAGAAGAGATTGCCAAGTCCGAAAAAATTTCTAGAATAATTGTTGTGACTCAGTTAGACAATCAAATTGCTTGTAATTTCTATAAAAAAAATGGATACCAAATAAAATCAACAGAGTACATTTATCACCATTGGTTTAAATAATTCTTTTCGCAAAAGGATGATAATCCTCTTGTAAAGGAGAAATCTCAGCATTTCTAATATCATGTACAATTTGTATCGAGGTTTTAGCATCCAAAAGTCCATATCCTTCACCTTTTAATATTCCTTCATAACTTCTTGTATGTAATTCTGTAAATCCAGTACTAAACTCAATCTCTTCATTATCAATAGTTATAGATCTATATGTTCTCTTACCCTGTGCTTTTATAGCATCGGGAATATTATCATAATTAATAGACAAAAACCATCTTACTCTAGCTTTTTCGAATTCTAAGTACCCTGAAGCGCTATCATTAGTCAACAAATGAACCTTATTACTTTTCACTTCTCCAAAAACCCATGACAACATATCATAAAAATGTACACCAATATTTGTAGCTACACCTCCTGATTTAGAAACATCTCCCTTCCAAGAAGCATGGTACCAATTACCCCTAGAAGTTAAATACGTTAAATCAAAATCGTATACTTTATCTTTTGGTCCATTGTCTACTTTTTCTTTTAAGGCAATAATACTTGGATGTAATCGTAATTGTAAAATAGTATTCACATTTCCTTCAGATTCTTTTTCAATTTCAACCAATGCATCAATATTCCATGGATTCAATACTAGAGGTTTTTCACAGATGGCACTTGCTCCTCTTCTTAATGCCATTCTAATATGAGAATCATGAAGATAATTTGGTGTACAAATACTTACATAATCCAATTGGATATTCCTTCGTCTTTTTAGTTTCTCAATATGTCTATCAAAACGCTCAAACTCGACAAAAAAATGTGACTCAGGAAAATAACTATCAATAATACCTACACTATCAAATTTATCAAGTGCAGCAATCAAATTATTATTTGTATCCTTAATCGCTTTTAAATGTCTAGGAGCTATATAACCTCCAACACCCATAATCGCAAAGTTTTTATTCTCCATATATTATATTTTAAAGACGTTTCCATCAACAAGTTCATATCTTTCATTACTTTCAGTGCAAACAGCGGTATGATTTACATCAAAATCTAGTCTATGCCCATACTCACTCATCCACCCTATTTGCTTTGCAGGATTGCCTACCATTAACGCGTATGGTTTAACTTCTTTAGTTATAACAGCACCGGCACCGACAAAAGCATAGATACCTATATCATTACCACAAACAATAGTAGCATTTGCTCCAATTGTCGCTCCTTTACCTACATGAGTTTTAGCATAACCACCTTTTCTGATGATTGCACTTCTCGGATTGATAATATTAGTAAAAACGCAGGATGGACCTAAAAAAACATCATCATCACAAGTAACCCCAGTATACACAGAAACATTATTCTGAATTTTCACATTATTACCCAAAATTACTTCAGGTGAAATCACAACATTTTGTCCGATATTACAATTTTTACCTATCACAGATCCAGACATAATATGGGAGAAATGCCAGATTTTAGTGGAATTTCCAATTTGACAATCAGAATCAATAACAGCTGTTTCGTGAGCAAAATATTCATTATCCATTGGTACAATTTAATTATTCTTAAAAAAGGGTATTTTGATTTAATCTCTTTATTTAAGATTCTCAAATATAAAATAATTCGTTTTGTTTTATTTCAAAAACTCAATTACATGGATAAAACCTCACCATATCTCAAAAATATTTATTTACATCAATATCTAAAACAACTTAAAACTATTATATTTAACTCCTAAATCTATATATACTCGCTACCAACATTCAATGAAAAAGAATATCAAAATAAAACTTACATATCATTAATACTAATTTTCTAACACTTCAAGATTCATATGCTTAAAGATTTTGCTTCTAGGAAATTTGAGATCTTATTCTTGATATTTATAATTACGTCTACTATAGTAGTGTATTTGGGTCATTTTGATAATCCATTTTTTTTTGATGATAAACATACAATATCCGAGAACGAATCTATCAGAAGTTTAGAAAATTGGAGTGATTTTTTTACGGATGCTGATACCTTTAGCTCATTACCAGCTAATAGAGCTTACAGACCTATGGTAACACTAATGAATGCAATAGACTATTCGATCGCAGGAGGTTTGGATTCAAGGTATTATCATTATCACATCTTTTTTTGGTTTATTGTACTCATAATTCTTGTTTATACATTATCTAAACATCTATATCGAATTTCTTTAATAGATAATAAGTATGCTGGAGTAATTGCTCTTTTTGCAACCGCCTGGTTTGCATTACACACCGCCAATGCGGAAACGA
Coding sequences:
- a CDS encoding glycosyltransferase family 2 protein, with product MKISIISPVYRAQNLVVELVERLENSLSQIFNQYEIILVEDGSPDNSWEEIENICVQNKNVKGIKLSRNFGQHYAITAGLASATGEWIVVMDCDLQDQPEEIPKLFNKTKEGYDIVYAQRELRQDGVFKKISSKLFYKTFGYLTDSKQDPSIANFGIYHQKVIQSILSMNDHVRFFPTMVQWVGFKSAKINVEHSSRAEGKSSYSWRKLINLAINNIIAFSDKPLRLTIRLGLIIATLSFLSGLIYIYRYINGEIKVLGFASIVISIWFLSGLIIFILGIIGIYLGKTFDKVKERPTYIISKRINN
- the rffA gene encoding dTDP-4-amino-4,6-dideoxygalactose transaminase codes for the protein MIPFNKPYMTGDELYYIKDAVLRGKISGNGYYTQKCHNFFKEVIGFRNCLLTSSCTDALEMAGILIDIKPGDEVIMPSYTFVSTANAFVLRGAKIVFADSYSDNPNIDANLIEGLITSKTKAIVVVHYAGVACDMDTIMDIANNHKLFVIEDAAQAIDSYYKGRPLGTIGHLGTFSFHETKNIISGEGGMLVINDERFDKRAEIIWEKGTNRSAFFRGEVDKYSWVDVGSSFLPSDVTAAFLFAQLENLKKIQSRRKTLWNQYYEGLKKLENEGLFELPSIPAYASCNGHLFYILCKHVEERSRLITHLKENGVYAVFHYVSLHKSPFYELENDNLELDNCEMFSERLLRLPLYYELHMEDQNKIINLVISFFDEK
- a CDS encoding GNAT family N-acetyltransferase, translating into MNNKLNKEIEFLEWDSNFFNIRVGRVYSDLKKIDLTKVSDFDLIYIHSKILLENTSLHLYDKKVTFEKNITSIKKNLETSSITKYDKELTKELTDLAIASGTYSRFKLDPNLSHRFEDFFTLWIKNSLNGKLADFVYVYKKENKVIGFISLKKNDSYYQIGLIATSSLHRGLGIGSILLQKAEEIAKSEKISRIIVVTQLDNQIACNFYKKNGYQIKSTEYIYHHWFK
- a CDS encoding glutaminase is translated as MQYQKILDTIKSETLARPITGKVATYIPELAKIDPDKFGMHLYCINSGHYGFGNESERFSIQSISKVFSLTLAMSLLDDELFERVDVEPSGDPFNSLIQLEYENGIPRNPFINAGALVIADILVSILENPQQEFLDFIHKITGNTTININQKVFDSEKKYSHRNAALLNLMKSFGNIKNDIETVLDLYIYQCSIEMSCKELATAFMIYANAGNTLSDDIEVITSRKTKRINAIMQTCGFYDEAGEFSFRVGLPGKSGVGGGIAAIHPGQYAVTVWSPPLNPKGNSELGMYALERLTTLTGFSIF
- a CDS encoding Gfo/Idh/MocA family protein, whose translation is MENKNFAIMGVGGYIAPRHLKAIKDTNNNLIAALDKFDSVGIIDSYFPESHFFVEFERFDRHIEKLKRRRNIQLDYVSICTPNYLHDSHIRMALRRGASAICEKPLVLNPWNIDALVEIEKESEGNVNTILQLRLHPSIIALKEKVDNGPKDKVYDFDLTYLTSRGNWYHASWKGDVSKSGGVATNIGVHFYDMLSWVFGEVKSNKVHLLTNDSASGYLEFEKARVRWFLSINYDNIPDAIKAQGKRTYRSITIDNEEIEFSTGFTELHTRSYEGILKGEGYGLLDAKTSIQIVHDIRNAEISPLQEDYHPFAKRII
- a CDS encoding acyltransferase encodes the protein MDNEYFAHETAVIDSDCQIGNSTKIWHFSHIMSGSVIGKNCNIGQNVVISPEVILGNNVKIQNNVSVYTGVTCDDDVFLGPSCVFTNIINPRSAIIRKGGYAKTHVGKGATIGANATIVCGNDIGIYAFVGAGAVITKEVKPYALMVGNPAKQIGWMSEYGHRLDFDVNHTAVCTESNERYELVDGNVFKI
- the pepE gene encoding dipeptidase PepE, with translation MQNCIIASTSTIHGSGPLEYLFEPLIELFVDSDEILFIPYARPGGISLDEYTIGVNNIFKKINKKVLGIHMFSDTIEAFKNTQGIFTGGGNTFLLVDQLYRNKVIAPLKKAIDSGIPYLGTSAGSNICGLTMQTTNDMPIVHPPSLKTLGIVPFNVNAHYLDPDPNSTHKGETRETRIKEFHTINPQPVVGLREGSWLRIHQNDITLKGDLSARIFEQNKSPYEIPTGSSLSGLN
- a CDS encoding carboxypeptidase-like regulatory domain-containing protein; this translates as MKTNLIRLTMKMKLSLLFICCAISFSFAQITSRVMIDGRISAPIGDDVEGVVVYNLTTKKGTITDNKGDFRISVGANDKIEIIAMQYQKFVVLIDKGVLDNKRLNIFLNESVNLLDEVIVTPYDLLGNVSIDVKKIGVEDSGIEEVAKLTSDRINDTDYDWTPDELSELENKVFLEDRMIYGLNFVNLFKVVFQDKDKKDSKKPVDIDVQVRNIYNDEFFKTNLALEMDQINDFIFFAEENGLNKSYLEEGNELNLIEFLVSQSKVYKDRK